A single region of the Bacteroides luhongzhouii genome encodes:
- a CDS encoding ChaN family lipoprotein, producing MNKLFFSRICGILLLCFVGGVTVFAQKGYKKAYTLFDADGKEIGYDELIEALVQPDVVFIGEIHNCCITHWLEYEITRSLYAIHKDKLMMGAEMFESDNQLILDEYMRRLISYDRFETEARLWDNYSTDYSPFVFFAKEKKIPFIATNVPRRYANVVKNNGLQYLDSLSDEAKRYLPPLPVQFTYKEEDGGAFALMQMMGKSKGNQEYLAQAQAIKDATMGWFIARNIKNKFLHFNGNYHSDFKEGIIPYLLQYRPGTTIKTVCAVRQESIDQLDEENKGRADFYICVPEDMTSTY from the coding sequence ATGAATAAGTTATTTTTTTCAAGAATTTGTGGTATATTACTTCTATGTTTTGTAGGAGGAGTGACCGTTTTTGCTCAGAAGGGGTATAAAAAAGCATATACATTGTTTGATGCCGATGGTAAGGAAATAGGCTATGACGAGCTTATTGAAGCGTTGGTACAGCCGGATGTCGTGTTTATTGGTGAGATTCATAATTGTTGTATCACTCATTGGCTGGAGTATGAAATAACCCGTTCGCTATATGCTATTCACAAAGATAAGTTAATGATGGGAGCTGAAATGTTTGAATCAGACAACCAATTGATTTTGGATGAATACATGCGTCGGCTCATTTCTTATGACAGATTTGAAACGGAAGCTCGTTTGTGGGATAATTATAGTACAGATTATTCTCCATTTGTCTTTTTTGCAAAAGAGAAGAAGATTCCGTTTATCGCAACTAATGTACCTCGGCGTTATGCGAATGTTGTAAAGAATAATGGCTTACAGTATTTGGATTCATTATCTGATGAAGCAAAACGGTATTTACCGCCGCTTCCTGTGCAATTTACTTATAAAGAAGAGGACGGAGGAGCTTTTGCATTAATGCAGATGATGGGTAAAAGTAAAGGTAACCAAGAATATCTGGCACAGGCCCAAGCTATCAAAGATGCGACAATGGGATGGTTTATAGCCCGTAATATAAAAAATAAATTCCTGCATTTTAATGGAAATTATCATTCAGATTTTAAAGAAGGAATCATTCCTTATTTGCTTCAATATCGTCCGGGTACAACAATTAAAACAGTTTGTGCGGTCCGCCAGGAAAGTATAGACCAACTTGACGAAGAGAATAAAGGAAGAGCAGATTTTTATATTTGTGTTCCTGAAGATATGACTTCTACTTATTAG